The following are encoded in a window of Pseudalgibacter alginicilyticus genomic DNA:
- a CDS encoding transglutaminase family protein, which produces MITFQISHSTSYDYSSGVTFCHNIATIKPMNMLGQTLLEYTLEISPIPSEISEKLDFFGNTVTRFSIQKHHEKLVVIAKSKVHRDYTLQPNIEESKSGKSITLNEAILALKSNDTDILEARQFILESILIAKISPDIKAYAEISFKPNRPIFEAAFELMQRIYTDFDFDTEVTNVATPIHEVMKEKKGVCQDFAQIAIACVRSVGLPARYVSGYIETLPPPGKEKLVGTDASHAWFSVYIPTFGWVDFDPTNNQIPKNQHIIVSYGRDYYDVPPLKGVIYSTGKNKMQVAVDIRPAV; this is translated from the coding sequence ATGATAACATTTCAAATATCTCATAGTACTAGTTACGATTACTCTAGTGGTGTTACATTTTGTCATAATATAGCTACCATAAAACCAATGAATATGTTAGGTCAAACTTTACTTGAGTATACTTTAGAAATTAGCCCCATACCATCAGAAATCTCAGAAAAATTAGATTTTTTCGGAAATACCGTTACACGTTTTTCCATTCAGAAACATCATGAAAAATTAGTAGTTATAGCAAAAAGCAAAGTACACCGTGATTATACATTACAACCCAATATTGAAGAGTCTAAATCTGGAAAATCAATTACTTTAAACGAAGCCATTTTAGCTTTAAAAAGTAATGATACAGATATTTTAGAAGCGCGGCAATTTATTTTAGAATCTATTTTAATTGCTAAAATATCACCAGATATTAAAGCCTATGCAGAAATATCATTTAAACCTAATAGACCAATATTTGAAGCCGCTTTTGAATTAATGCAACGTATTTATACAGATTTTGATTTTGATACCGAAGTCACCAACGTAGCCACCCCTATTCACGAGGTTATGAAAGAAAAAAAAGGTGTATGCCAAGATTTTGCACAAATAGCTATTGCCTGCGTCCGCTCTGTTGGCTTACCTGCCAGATATGTTAGTGGTTATATTGAAACTCTACCACCACCTGGAAAAGAAAAATTAGTTGGTACTGATGCCTCACATGCATGGTTTTCTGTTTATATTCCTACTTTTGGATGGGTAGATTTTGACCCTACCAACAACCAAATTCCAAAAAATCAACATATTATTGTATCCTATGGTCGAGATTATTATGATGTGCCACCACTTAAAGGCGTTATTTATAGTACTGGTAAAAACAAAATGCAAGTAGCCGTAGATATTCGGCCGGCAGTATAG
- the glyA gene encoding serine hydroxymethyltransferase translates to MQRDEQIFELIEAEKERQLHGIELIASENFVSSQVMEAAGSVLTNKYAEGYPGKRYYGGCEVVDEVEQIAIDRAKALFGAEYVNVQPHSGSQANTAVYHACLTPGDKILGFDLSHGGHLTHGSPVNFSGKLYNPVFYGVEQETGVLNYDKIQEIATKEQPKLIIAGASAYSRDIDFKRFRVIADSVGAILLADISHPAGLIAKGILNDPMPHCHIVTTTTHKTLRGPRGGMIMMGQDFDNPFGIKLKNGSLRKMSSLLDSAVFPGNQGGPLEHIIAAKAIAFGEALTDDFLHYQLQVKKNAAAMAEALVAKDYQIISGGTDNHCMLLDLRNKNLSGKDAEQALVKADITVNKNMVPFDDKSPFVTSGIRLGTAAITTRGLKEVDMVAIVELIDEVITNFEDETVLETVKAKVNAMMVGKPLFV, encoded by the coding sequence ATGCAACGCGACGAACAAATTTTTGAACTTATAGAAGCTGAAAAAGAGCGCCAATTACATGGTATTGAATTAATTGCATCAGAGAATTTTGTAAGCAGCCAAGTTATGGAAGCTGCAGGCTCTGTATTAACAAATAAGTATGCTGAGGGCTACCCAGGAAAGCGTTATTATGGCGGTTGTGAAGTGGTGGATGAAGTGGAGCAAATAGCTATTGATAGAGCTAAAGCCTTGTTTGGAGCAGAATACGTAAACGTACAACCTCATTCTGGGAGTCAAGCTAACACAGCTGTTTATCATGCGTGTTTAACACCTGGTGATAAAATTTTAGGATTTGATTTATCTCATGGAGGACATTTAACACATGGTTCACCAGTAAATTTTTCAGGAAAACTTTACAACCCTGTTTTTTATGGAGTAGAGCAAGAAACTGGGGTTTTAAATTATGATAAAATTCAAGAAATAGCGACTAAAGAACAGCCAAAATTAATTATTGCGGGTGCTTCCGCATATTCTCGTGATATTGATTTTAAACGTTTTAGAGTGATTGCTGATAGTGTTGGTGCTATTTTACTAGCAGATATTTCGCATCCTGCAGGTCTGATTGCTAAAGGCATTTTAAACGACCCGATGCCACATTGCCATATCGTAACAACTACAACTCATAAAACCTTAAGAGGACCACGTGGAGGTATGATTATGATGGGACAAGATTTTGATAATCCATTTGGAATTAAACTTAAAAATGGAAGTTTACGTAAAATGTCGTCTTTATTGGATTCAGCTGTATTTCCTGGAAACCAAGGCGGACCATTAGAGCATATAATTGCGGCAAAAGCCATTGCTTTTGGTGAAGCATTAACCGATGATTTTTTACACTACCAATTGCAAGTAAAGAAAAACGCAGCTGCTATGGCAGAGGCTTTGGTAGCTAAAGACTATCAGATTATTTCAGGAGGTACTGACAACCATTGTATGTTATTGGATTTGCGTAACAAAAACTTATCTGGCAAGGATGCAGAACAAGCCTTGGTTAAAGCAGATATCACAGTAAATAAAAATATGGTACCTTTTGATGATAAATCACCATTTGTAACTTCTGGAATTAGATTAGGAACAGCAGCTATTACAACTAGAGGTTTAAAAGAAGTTGATATGGTGGCTATTGTAGAATTGATTGACGAAGTAATAACCAATTTTGAAGATGAAACTGTTTTAGAGACTGTAAAAGCAAAAGTAAACGCTATGATGGTTGGCAAACCATTATTTGTTTAA
- the ytxJ gene encoding bacillithiol system redox-active protein YtxJ, producing MGLIDKIFGSSKGVSDKKEEKILPWIALDALEQLDIIQEKSKIKTQVIFKHSTRCGISRMVMSQFVESYGFSEQDLDLYYLDLLNFREVSNEVGYRFQVVHESPQILVIKNGEVVEYASHGQINEVDLVKFI from the coding sequence ATGGGATTGATAGATAAAATATTTGGATCATCTAAGGGTGTATCTGATAAAAAAGAAGAAAAAATATTGCCATGGATTGCTTTAGATGCTTTAGAGCAATTAGATATTATTCAGGAAAAGTCAAAAATAAAAACACAAGTTATTTTTAAACATTCTACCCGTTGTGGTATAAGTAGAATGGTAATGAGTCAGTTTGTTGAAAGCTATGGCTTTTCGGAACAGGATTTAGATTTGTATTATTTAGATTTATTAAATTTTCGTGAAGTTTCTAATGAAGTAGGATATAGGTTTCAGGTTGTGCATGAATCGCCTCAGATTTTGGTTATTAAAAATGGAGAGGTAGTTGAGTATGCTTCGCATGGTCAAATAAATGAAGTTGATTTAGTTAAGTTTATCTAA
- the clpB gene encoding ATP-dependent chaperone ClpB: MNLNNFTIKSQEAIQQAQQVAQGYGHQQIENEHIFKGIFEVDQNVLPFILKKLNVNIPILEQAIGKQLESLSKVSGSELMLSREASKTINEASIIAKKMNDDFVSVEHLILAVFKSKSKIAQMLKDQSVTEKSLQAAINELRKGENVTSQNQEETYNALNKYAKNLNQLAKDGKLDPVIGRDEEIRRILQILSRRTKNNPILVGEPGTGKTAIAEGLAHRIIDGDIPENLKNKQIFALDMGALIAGAKYKGEFEERLKAVIKEVTSSNGDIVLFIDEIHTLVGAGGGQGAMDAANILKPALARGELRAIGATTLDEYQKYFEKDKALERRFQKVMVLEPDTESAISILRGIKEKYETHHKVRIKDEAIIGAVELSQRYITNRFLPDKAIDLMDEAASKLRMEINSKPEELDVLDRKVMQLEIEIEAIKREKDENKLKSLRSDLANLKEARNEIFAKWKSEKEVVDNIQNTKQTIENLKIEAEKAEREGDYGKVAELRYGKIKEAQTTLEAQQEILSNQDEHSLIKEEVTYDDIAEVVAKWTGIPVTKMLQSEREKLLKLEDQLHKRVVGQEEAITAVSDAVRRSRAGLQNPQKPIGTFLFLGTTGIGKTELAKALAEYLFDDENAMTRIDMSEYQERHAVSRLVGAPPGYVGYDEGGQLTEAVRRKPYSVVLLDEIEKAHPDTFNILLQVLDEGHLTDNKGRVADFKNTIIIMTSNIGSHIIQERFEATKDIDSAIEAAKVDVLALLKQSVRPEFLNRIDDTIMFTPLNKEDITAIVGLQLKGITKMIAQQGITFDATPQAIEYLSNKGYNPEYGARPVKRVIQKEVLNALSKEILAGKVTTDSIILLDAFDDTLVFRNESDLVTDKS, translated from the coding sequence ATGAACTTAAATAATTTTACAATAAAATCACAAGAAGCTATACAGCAAGCACAGCAGGTAGCTCAAGGTTATGGACATCAACAAATAGAAAACGAACACATTTTCAAAGGGATTTTTGAAGTTGACCAAAATGTATTACCATTTATTTTAAAAAAATTGAATGTCAATATTCCCATACTTGAACAAGCGATAGGCAAACAATTAGAAAGCTTATCAAAAGTATCCGGAAGTGAATTAATGCTATCTCGCGAAGCAAGTAAAACCATAAATGAAGCATCTATTATTGCTAAAAAAATGAATGACGATTTTGTTTCTGTCGAACATTTAATACTTGCAGTTTTTAAATCAAAAAGCAAAATAGCACAAATGTTAAAAGACCAAAGCGTAACTGAAAAAAGCTTACAAGCTGCTATCAATGAATTACGTAAAGGTGAAAATGTAACCTCACAAAACCAAGAAGAGACTTATAATGCCTTAAATAAATATGCTAAAAACTTAAATCAATTAGCTAAAGATGGAAAGTTAGACCCTGTTATTGGTCGTGACGAAGAAATCCGTAGAATTCTTCAAATTTTATCTCGACGTACTAAAAACAATCCAATTTTAGTTGGCGAACCTGGAACTGGAAAAACAGCTATTGCTGAAGGACTAGCACACCGTATCATTGACGGAGACATACCAGAAAACCTTAAAAACAAACAGATTTTCGCTTTAGACATGGGAGCACTTATTGCAGGCGCTAAATACAAAGGTGAGTTTGAAGAACGTCTAAAAGCGGTTATCAAAGAAGTTACTTCTAGTAATGGAGATATTGTATTGTTTATAGACGAAATCCACACCCTTGTTGGAGCAGGTGGCGGACAAGGCGCTATGGATGCTGCAAATATTTTAAAACCCGCTTTGGCAAGAGGCGAATTACGCGCCATTGGAGCTACCACTTTAGACGAGTACCAAAAATACTTTGAAAAAGACAAAGCCTTAGAACGTCGTTTCCAAAAAGTTATGGTATTAGAACCTGATACCGAGAGTGCCATATCCATACTTCGAGGCATAAAGGAAAAATATGAAACCCATCATAAAGTACGTATCAAAGACGAAGCTATAATTGGCGCTGTGGAATTATCACAACGCTACATTACTAACCGTTTTTTACCTGACAAAGCAATTGATTTAATGGACGAAGCTGCTTCAAAACTACGCATGGAAATCAATTCCAAACCAGAAGAGTTAGATGTTTTGGATAGAAAAGTTATGCAATTAGAAATCGAAATTGAAGCCATTAAACGTGAAAAAGACGAAAACAAATTAAAATCCTTACGTTCTGATTTAGCAAATTTAAAAGAAGCTAGAAACGAAATATTCGCAAAATGGAAAAGCGAAAAAGAAGTGGTTGACAACATTCAAAACACCAAACAAACCATTGAAAACCTTAAAATTGAAGCTGAAAAAGCAGAACGAGAAGGCGACTATGGAAAAGTAGCTGAATTACGTTATGGAAAAATTAAAGAAGCGCAAACAACCCTGGAAGCACAACAAGAAATTCTATCAAATCAAGATGAGCATTCTTTAATAAAAGAAGAGGTTACTTATGATGATATTGCCGAGGTTGTAGCAAAGTGGACAGGCATACCTGTTACCAAAATGCTACAAAGTGAACGTGAAAAACTATTAAAATTGGAAGACCAACTGCACAAACGTGTAGTAGGCCAAGAAGAAGCCATAACAGCCGTTAGTGATGCCGTAAGAAGAAGCCGTGCTGGATTGCAAAACCCACAAAAACCAATTGGAACTTTTCTGTTTTTAGGAACCACAGGAATTGGAAAAACAGAACTTGCTAAAGCATTGGCTGAATATCTTTTTGATGATGAAAATGCCATGACACGTATTGATATGAGCGAATACCAAGAACGTCACGCTGTTAGCAGATTGGTAGGCGCGCCTCCAGGATACGTAGGTTATGATGAAGGTGGTCAATTAACAGAAGCTGTAAGAAGAAAACCTTATTCTGTAGTACTTTTAGATGAAATAGAAAAAGCACACCCTGACACATTTAATATTCTTTTACAAGTATTAGATGAAGGCCATTTAACCGACAACAAAGGTCGTGTAGCTGATTTTAAAAACACCATTATAATTATGACATCCAATATTGGAAGCCATATTATTCAAGAACGTTTTGAAGCCACAAAAGACATTGATTCTGCAATTGAAGCCGCTAAAGTTGATGTGCTTGCCTTACTAAAACAAAGTGTTCGACCAGAATTTTTAAACAGAATTGACGATACCATTATGTTCACTCCGTTAAACAAAGAAGACATAACAGCCATTGTAGGCTTACAACTAAAAGGTATTACAAAAATGATTGCCCAACAAGGTATTACTTTTGATGCCACACCACAAGCAATTGAGTATTTATCAAACAAAGGCTACAATCCAGAATATGGAGCAAGACCTGTAAAAAGAGTGATTCAAAAAGAAGTTTTAAACGCATTGAGTAAAGAAATATTAGCAGGAAAAGTAACAACAGATAGTATCATTCTTTTGGACGCTTTTGACGATACATTAGTATTCAGAAATGAAAGCGACTTAGTTACTGACAAAAGCTAA
- the deoC gene encoding deoxyribose-phosphate aldolase, whose product MDISNYIDFTLLHATTTERDIIDFCYKAKENKFYAVCVNSAYVPLAKQLLENTNIKISSVIGFPLGATSTAAKIFEAKKAIDDGADEIEMVINIGLVKSKNYVSVLRDITDVKIAIGKTPLKVILEISELNKNEVIKASEICIDANADYIKTSTGFSKNGATLTVVKIIKKTVRNKIKIIAFDGINDYETALKYIDAGVERIGTILPIETTENSLQIRNTKIYRRYIETVQNSDYSMPIQQKKQILE is encoded by the coding sequence ATGGATATATCCAATTACATTGACTTTACCCTATTACATGCCACAACAACTGAACGAGATATTATTGACTTTTGCTACAAGGCTAAAGAAAATAAATTTTATGCTGTATGCGTAAATAGTGCCTATGTTCCATTAGCAAAACAACTATTAGAAAACACCAACATAAAAATATCAAGCGTTATTGGCTTCCCTTTAGGTGCCACATCAACCGCCGCTAAAATTTTTGAAGCAAAAAAAGCTATTGATGATGGTGCAGACGAAATAGAAATGGTTATCAATATTGGACTTGTTAAAAGTAAAAATTATGTATCAGTCTTAAGAGACATTACTGATGTTAAAATTGCAATAGGAAAGACTCCCTTAAAGGTGATTTTGGAAATTTCAGAACTCAATAAAAATGAAGTTATAAAAGCCTCCGAAATATGTATTGACGCTAACGCAGATTACATTAAAACTTCAACTGGATTTTCAAAAAATGGCGCTACGCTCACTGTTGTAAAAATTATAAAAAAGACTGTTAGAAATAAGATAAAAATTATTGCTTTTGACGGCATCAACGATTACGAAACCGCCTTAAAATATATTGATGCAGGCGTAGAAAGAATAGGCACCATCTTACCCATAGAAACAACTGAAAATTCACTTCAGATTAGAAATACTAAAATATACAGACGATATATAGAAACCGTACAAAACTCAGATTATTCAATGCCAATACAACAAAAAAAGCAAATATTAGAATAA
- a CDS encoding biotin-dependent carboxyltransferase family protein, which yields MISVLKSGFYDSIQDFGRFGFQKYGVPYSGVMDQYAASVANVLLGNDINCAVMEMTMTGPILQFNFDTNICVSGADMSPELNGTFIKINECISVSSGDVLSFGALKFGFRCYLAVFGGFKTEIVLRSQSMYKGITDPFVIKKNDVLFFSDAQRLLSKKNASLKVDQSYFNSKYIEVFEGPEFNRLTKLQQNLLFSKSFRISKDNSRMAYQLESYVENDLKPILTSAVLPGTVQLTPSGKLIILMRDCQTTGGYPRILQLKASAINVLAQKFTGQTVCFKCL from the coding sequence ATGATTAGTGTTTTAAAATCAGGATTTTATGATTCTATTCAAGACTTTGGGCGTTTTGGGTTTCAGAAATACGGTGTGCCGTATTCAGGCGTAATGGATCAGTATGCTGCAAGTGTGGCAAATGTGTTGCTTGGTAACGATATAAACTGTGCTGTTATGGAAATGACTATGACAGGACCAATACTTCAATTTAATTTTGATACTAATATTTGTGTATCTGGTGCAGATATGTCTCCAGAGTTGAATGGTACATTTATTAAAATTAATGAATGTATTTCTGTTTCCTCTGGTGATGTGTTGTCTTTTGGAGCTTTAAAATTTGGTTTTAGGTGCTATTTGGCGGTTTTTGGAGGTTTTAAAACTGAAATTGTATTGCGTAGTCAAAGCATGTATAAAGGTATTACGGATCCCTTTGTAATTAAAAAAAATGATGTTTTATTTTTTTCGGATGCGCAAAGATTGCTGAGTAAAAAAAACGCTTCACTCAAAGTAGATCAATCTTATTTTAATTCGAAGTACATAGAAGTGTTTGAAGGTCCGGAATTTAATAGACTCACCAAATTGCAGCAAAACCTATTGTTTTCTAAATCATTTAGAATTTCAAAAGATAATAGTCGTATGGCTTATCAGTTAGAGTCCTATGTAGAAAACGATCTAAAACCAATATTAACTTCTGCCGTACTTCCAGGAACAGTGCAATTAACACCGTCAGGAAAACTTATTATTTTAATGCGTGATTGTCAAACAACAGGGGGGTATCCTAGGATTTTACAATTAAAGGCATCGGCTATAAATGTATTGGCTCAAAAATTTACGGGACAAACTGTTTGTTTTAAGTGTTTGTAA
- the pxpB gene encoding 5-oxoprolinase subunit PxpB: MVEFKPVYKPFGERAILVEWPEGIDVVILKDITSFIQKIENNNIESLVEMKHGYNSLLIIYDVFIKDFAKEIQCIDKIYRSKEIIINTETVSWKIPVCYDANFGVDLDLISKEKKLTKEQIIRLHSESVYTVYFIGFLPGFLYLGGLSEKLWLPRKSTPRLQVEKGAVAIGGGQTGVYPNESPGGWNIIGNSPIDFFDVNKKIPCFAKAGDTIVFYPISLQEYKKIKILVDAKVFQLESEVVND; encoded by the coding sequence TTGGTAGAATTTAAACCCGTATATAAGCCATTTGGAGAACGTGCTATTTTGGTAGAATGGCCAGAGGGTATTGATGTTGTTATTTTAAAAGATATTACAAGTTTTATACAAAAAATAGAAAATAACAATATTGAATCTTTAGTAGAGATGAAACACGGATATAATTCATTATTAATTATATACGATGTTTTTATTAAAGATTTTGCAAAGGAAATACAGTGTATAGATAAAATCTATCGTTCAAAAGAAATAATAATTAATACGGAAACGGTTTCATGGAAAATCCCTGTATGTTATGATGCAAATTTTGGTGTCGATTTAGATTTAATTTCAAAGGAGAAAAAGTTGACAAAAGAACAAATTATTCGGCTTCATTCGGAATCTGTTTACACTGTGTATTTTATTGGTTTTTTACCTGGTTTTTTATATTTAGGAGGTTTGAGTGAAAAGCTTTGGTTGCCTCGAAAATCTACGCCACGACTACAGGTGGAAAAAGGTGCGGTAGCTATTGGGGGAGGTCAAACGGGTGTGTATCCAAATGAAAGTCCTGGTGGTTGGAATATCATAGGGAATTCTCCTATTGATTTTTTTGATGTGAACAAGAAAATTCCATGTTTCGCTAAAGCAGGGGATACTATTGTTTTTTATCCCATTTCGCTTCAGGAATATAAAAAAATAAAAATTTTAGTTGACGCCAAAGTATTTCAATTAGAAAGTGAGGTGGTTAATGATTAG
- the pxpA gene encoding 5-oxoprolinase subunit PxpA — MQSKRIDINVDMGEGIGNDAELMPYISACNIACGGHAGNLETMRQVVSLAKHYEVKVGAHPSFPDKINFGRVKMNMSSVALFDSLKQQIGSLYKVLQDQQIELHHIKPHGALYNLAALDERIAKIIIDVVISLECSVKLFVPYKSIVEDLAIKNNISIAYEAFADRNYNDDLSLVSRSKKDAVIHNSDMVFNHVFRMIEAEKVKTISGKEKPIKAETFCLHGDNSNVVDIIKNLRMQLERKGIQIS; from the coding sequence ATGCAAAGCAAACGGATTGATATTAATGTTGATATGGGGGAGGGAATAGGTAATGATGCAGAATTAATGCCTTACATTTCTGCTTGTAATATTGCTTGTGGGGGACATGCTGGTAACCTTGAAACAATGAGACAGGTTGTTAGTTTGGCTAAACATTATGAGGTTAAAGTAGGAGCACACCCGTCGTTTCCTGATAAAATCAATTTCGGACGAGTTAAAATGAATATGTCTTCTGTTGCATTATTTGATAGTTTAAAACAACAAATAGGTAGTTTGTATAAGGTTTTGCAAGATCAGCAGATTGAGCTTCATCATATAAAGCCGCATGGGGCGTTATACAATTTAGCAGCTTTAGATGAACGTATAGCTAAAATAATAATTGATGTCGTGATTAGTTTGGAGTGTTCTGTAAAGCTTTTTGTTCCATATAAATCCATAGTAGAAGACTTAGCAATTAAAAATAACATATCAATAGCTTATGAAGCATTTGCGGATAGAAATTATAATGACGATTTAAGTTTAGTTTCAAGAAGCAAAAAAGATGCTGTTATTCATAACAGTGATATGGTTTTTAATCATGTTTTTAGAATGATAGAAGCCGAAAAAGTAAAGACGATAAGTGGCAAAGAAAAGCCTATCAAAGCAGAAACGTTTTGTCTGCATGGTGATAACTCAAATGTGGTTGACATAATTAAAAATTTAAGAATGCAATTAGAAAGAAAAGGTATTCAGATAAGTTGA
- a CDS encoding DUF2891 domain-containing protein: MKNLLVFFVATLVVCCNNLKKENQDPKLIGSSVEMKLETIPKLDLKQANALVELPLHCINTEYPNRLGQTLGSEEDLQSPIQLHPAFYGCFDWHSSVHGHWSLVSLLKQFPNIDNAEEIKQRLLVNISKENIEAEVRYFYGKHNKSYERTYGWAWLLKLAEELYTWDDETARVLESNLQPLTDLIVEKYVEFLPKLNYSQRVGTHSNTAFGLSFAYDYAVAVNNEVLQTAIAKRAKYFFLKDENCPMSWEPSGADFLSPCLEEAALMKRLLSLDEYEHWLSAFLPELKNKTFTLEVGMVSDRTDGHLVHLDGVNFSRAWSLNKISEDLPEYAHLKNIANQHINYSLPSIFGDSYEGGHWLGSFAIYALNSVSEEY; this comes from the coding sequence ATGAAAAATCTACTCGTATTTTTTGTAGCAACTTTGGTTGTTTGTTGCAACAATTTAAAAAAAGAAAATCAAGATCCTAAGCTTATTGGTTCTTCGGTTGAAATGAAATTAGAAACTATTCCTAAACTTGATTTAAAACAAGCCAATGCTTTGGTGGAACTGCCTTTGCATTGCATAAATACGGAATACCCCAATCGGTTGGGGCAAACGTTAGGTAGTGAAGAAGATTTGCAATCGCCAATCCAATTGCATCCTGCATTTTATGGCTGTTTTGATTGGCATTCTTCTGTGCATGGGCATTGGAGTCTGGTTAGTTTATTAAAACAATTTCCGAACATTGATAATGCTGAAGAAATTAAGCAACGCCTTCTTGTAAATATATCTAAAGAAAACATTGAGGCTGAGGTACGGTATTTTTATGGTAAACATAATAAATCATATGAGCGTACTTATGGCTGGGCTTGGTTGTTGAAGCTTGCAGAAGAATTATATACATGGGATGATGAAACGGCTAGGGTATTGGAGAGTAATCTGCAACCGTTAACTGATTTGATTGTTGAAAAATATGTGGAGTTTTTGCCTAAATTAAACTATTCTCAGCGCGTAGGGACACATTCCAATACAGCTTTTGGTTTGTCTTTTGCATATGATTATGCTGTAGCGGTTAATAATGAAGTCTTACAAACAGCTATTGCAAAGCGTGCAAAATATTTCTTTTTAAAAGATGAGAATTGTCCGATGTCTTGGGAGCCTAGTGGAGCAGATTTTTTATCGCCTTGCTTAGAAGAGGCTGCTTTAATGAAGCGATTATTGTCTTTAGATGAATATGAACATTGGTTGTCTGCTTTTTTGCCAGAATTAAAAAATAAAACGTTTACTTTAGAAGTCGGTATGGTTTCTGATAGAACTGATGGTCATTTAGTACATCTGGATGGTGTTAATTTTTCTCGGGCTTGGAGTTTGAATAAAATCTCTGAAGATTTACCAGAATATGCTCATCTGAAAAACATAGCCAATCAGCATATTAATTATTCATTGCCAAGTATTTTTGGAGATAGTTATGAAGGGGGGCATTGGTTGGGGAGTTTTGCTATTTATGCTTTAAATTCAGTTTCAGAAGAGTATTAA